From a single bacterium genomic region:
- the folE gene encoding GTP cyclohydrolase I FolE has protein sequence MDKARIEAAVREILLAVGENPDRAGLKGTPHRVAEMYAEIFAGIGADPEEKLSLYPAENATEMIIHRDIPFYSMCEHHLLPFWGFVSIAYIPADSHVTGFSSLARVVRVLSQRPQLQESMTTAIADSIMEKVQPMGAFVVIRAQHLCLMMRGEKVHGSWTVTSAVRGALSKQATRMEALLLMDGKA, from the coding sequence ATGGACAAAGCCAGAATTGAGGCGGCGGTACGTGAGATTCTGCTGGCTGTCGGAGAGAATCCTGACCGTGCGGGGCTAAAGGGGACTCCGCATCGCGTCGCTGAGATGTATGCGGAAATCTTCGCGGGAATCGGCGCGGATCCTGAAGAAAAGCTGTCGCTTTATCCTGCTGAGAATGCCACCGAGATGATTATTCATCGGGACATTCCGTTTTACTCCATGTGCGAGCACCATCTGCTGCCGTTCTGGGGATTTGTCTCGATTGCCTACATTCCCGCGGATTCGCACGTAACCGGATTCTCGTCCCTTGCCCGCGTCGTGCGCGTTCTCTCGCAGCGTCCGCAATTGCAGGAGAGCATGACCACGGCCATTGCCGATTCCATTATGGAGAAAGTTCAGCCGATGGGTGCCTTTGTAGTAATTCGCGCTCAGCATTTGTGTCTGATGATGCGCGGTGAAAAGGTTCACGGCAGTTGGACGGTTACATCTGCCGTCCGCGGAGCTCTCTCAAAACAGGCCACGCGCATGGAAGCCCTGCTGCTCATGGATGGAAAAGCCTGA
- a CDS encoding PEGA domain-containing protein, protein MIDHNEEQRLRDLVRKELEAREELRSRDKAGEIKLTTIDELERKRIIEDEIQRFYAARGDYKQITNEDGELEWVTAQEAADRERQIPVDIEELEEGQRKVRNNILLIALLVFAGVALMIYALGQRHGTIQVLSNVEGATIILNGMPTEFRTDNILKDLAPGVHIVSVEKEGFGVVGDVARRVELKAAGEEVLVFQLEPKERRFNGQSQN, encoded by the coding sequence GTGATTGATCATAACGAAGAACAACGGCTGCGCGACCTCGTTCGCAAAGAGCTTGAAGCACGTGAGGAGCTGCGTTCCAGGGACAAGGCTGGCGAAATCAAGCTAACAACGATTGACGAACTCGAGCGCAAGCGGATAATCGAAGATGAAATCCAGCGATTCTATGCGGCGCGGGGGGATTACAAGCAGATTACCAATGAAGATGGGGAACTGGAATGGGTGACGGCACAGGAAGCCGCCGACCGTGAACGGCAGATTCCCGTTGACATCGAAGAGCTCGAAGAAGGTCAGCGCAAAGTCCGTAACAACATTCTGCTCATCGCTCTATTGGTCTTTGCGGGTGTTGCTCTGATGATATACGCCCTTGGACAAAGGCATGGAACGATTCAAGTGCTGTCCAATGTCGAAGGTGCGACAATCATTCTGAACGGAATGCCGACCGAATTCCGCACGGATAACATCTTGAAGGACCTCGCACCCGGTGTTCACATAGTTTCCGTCGAGAAGGAAGGTTTTGGAGTTGTCGGCGATGTGGCGCGCCGCGTCGAGCTGAAAGCGGCCGGAGAGGAAGTGCTGGTCTTTCAATTGGAACCAAAGGAAAGGCGCTTCAATGGACAAAGCCAGAATTGA
- a CDS encoding ATP-dependent zinc metalloprotease FtsH: MKDGSKFMVTLPPTLDSQLLQRWKNAGVELDFKVKRPDIGSYLLGMLPWILLLGFGFIMIRRMSNMGPKGLFQFGKSKARVYSESNQKITFENVAGADEAKEELREIIDFLRDPKKFVRVGGRIPRGVLLLGPPGTGKTLLAKAVAGEAGVPFFSISGAEFVEMFVGVGASRVRDLFETGKKNAPCIIFIDEIDAVGRHRGAGLGGGHDEREQTLNQLLIEMDGFEENDGVILVAATNRPDILDPALLRPGRFDRQIVVDRPDVKGRLAILQVHTKNKPLGSDIDLEVIAKSTPGMSGAELANLMNEAALLAARRDSDRVMMQDLEAAKDKVMMGIERRSVVIPDKERRVTAYHEAGHVLVAMFTPEVDPVHKVTIIPRGQALGLTHFVPLDDKRSYSRRYLEGQLSTLLAGRVAELEVFGEVTSGAANDLKRASEIARTMVTRWGMSDKLGPITYGQKQEEVFLGRDYTTHQDYSDETAHAIDQAVRELVEGAEKRSHEILNRERRRLDKLAETLVEKESLSGEEIRELLGLPQVNGKEAAS; the protein is encoded by the coding sequence ATGAAAGACGGTTCTAAATTTATGGTCACACTTCCGCCGACGCTTGACAGTCAGCTTCTCCAACGATGGAAGAATGCCGGAGTCGAGCTTGATTTCAAAGTAAAGCGTCCGGACATTGGCTCGTATCTGCTAGGAATGCTTCCATGGATTCTCCTGCTCGGCTTCGGCTTCATCATGATTCGCCGTATGTCCAACATGGGACCAAAGGGACTCTTTCAGTTCGGAAAGAGCAAAGCCCGCGTTTACTCCGAGTCCAACCAGAAGATAACGTTCGAGAACGTCGCCGGCGCCGACGAAGCAAAGGAAGAACTTCGCGAAATCATTGATTTTCTCCGTGATCCGAAAAAATTTGTGAGAGTAGGCGGTCGAATTCCCCGCGGTGTTCTCTTGCTCGGGCCTCCTGGGACGGGCAAAACACTATTGGCGAAAGCCGTTGCCGGTGAAGCCGGCGTTCCATTCTTTTCCATCAGTGGCGCCGAATTTGTTGAGATGTTCGTTGGCGTCGGAGCTAGCCGGGTTCGTGACCTGTTCGAGACCGGAAAGAAGAATGCTCCCTGCATCATCTTCATCGATGAGATTGACGCAGTCGGCCGCCACCGCGGCGCTGGATTGGGCGGCGGACACGATGAACGTGAGCAAACACTCAATCAACTCCTCATTGAGATGGACGGTTTCGAAGAGAATGACGGGGTTATTCTTGTCGCGGCCACGAACAGACCTGACATTCTCGACCCGGCGCTGCTTCGCCCCGGACGTTTCGATCGCCAAATCGTCGTTGACCGTCCCGATGTGAAGGGCAGGCTGGCGATTCTTCAGGTTCATACGAAGAACAAGCCGCTTGGCAGCGACATTGACCTTGAAGTGATTGCCAAGAGCACGCCCGGCATGTCCGGTGCGGAGCTTGCCAACCTGATGAACGAAGCCGCGCTGCTTGCGGCGCGTCGTGACAGTGACCGAGTGATGATGCAGGACCTCGAAGCCGCCAAAGACAAAGTCATGATGGGAATCGAGCGGCGATCTGTTGTCATTCCTGACAAAGAGCGCCGCGTCACCGCCTATCATGAAGCAGGACATGTGCTCGTTGCGATGTTTACACCTGAAGTCGATCCCGTGCACAAAGTCACGATCATTCCGCGCGGGCAGGCTCTTGGCTTAACACATTTTGTACCCTTGGATGACAAGCGCAGCTACTCTCGCCGTTACCTTGAAGGACAACTCTCGACCCTGCTTGCCGGCCGCGTGGCCGAGCTTGAAGTCTTCGGGGAAGTTACGTCCGGCGCGGCCAACGACCTCAAACGGGCGTCGGAAATTGCGCGGACCATGGTCACTCGCTGGGGAATGAGCGACAAGCTCGGGCCAATTACGTACGGCCAGAAACAGGAGGAAGTTTTCCTCGGGCGAGATTACACGACGCATCAAGATTACAGCGACGAGACTGCGCACGCCATCGATCAGGCTGTCAGGGAGCTCGTTGAAGGTGCTGAAAAACGCTCGCACGAAATCCTTAATCGTGAACGCCGCCGTCTTGACAAACTTGCCGAGACACTCGTGGAGAAAGAGTCGTTGAGCGGCGAAGAAATCAGGGAATTGCTTGGCCTTCCGCAGGTAAACGGCAAGGAAGCTGCCTCGTGA
- the hpt gene encoding hypoxanthine phosphoribosyltransferase, whose protein sequence is MTSKYPERITTGTPPRAFRKFISEDEIQSAVQRTAAEIHDRFRGKNPVFVGVLTGCFMYMADIVRETNLPCTVDFIKLSSYRDGMESGRIKLIKDIDIEIRDRHVILVDDIVDTGNSWDFLRGYLMVRHPASLSMAACFRKPKSIQAGVQVDFISMDLPDEFVIGYGLDYAGSGRHLPDLYVLDETVQS, encoded by the coding sequence GTGACCAGCAAATATCCTGAACGCATTACGACAGGAACTCCGCCGCGCGCCTTTCGCAAGTTCATATCGGAAGACGAGATTCAAAGCGCAGTTCAGCGAACCGCCGCGGAGATTCACGATCGTTTCCGCGGCAAAAATCCTGTCTTCGTCGGCGTTCTGACCGGTTGTTTCATGTATATGGCGGACATTGTTCGCGAAACCAACTTGCCGTGCACAGTTGATTTCATCAAGCTCTCGAGTTACCGCGATGGGATGGAATCGGGCCGGATTAAGCTTATCAAGGATATTGATATAGAAATCCGCGATCGACATGTCATTCTCGTGGATGACATTGTTGACACAGGTAATTCGTGGGACTTTCTTAGAGGCTATCTGATGGTCAGACATCCGGCAAGTCTCAGTATGGCGGCCTGCTTTCGCAAACCGAAGTCGATTCAGGCCGGTGTGCAAGTGGATTTCATCTCCATGGATTTGCCGGATGAATTTGTCATCGGTTACGGACTCGACTATGCCGGTTCAGGACGCCATCTTCCCGACCTTTACGTACTCGACGAAACAGTACAATCGTGA
- the tilS gene encoding tRNA lysidine(34) synthetase TilS, protein MFESAENMLRQIGPQDKLLVALSGGADSFAAIKWLSSRHEWKSRVAACHVNHNLRADANAVEDLARWQAASLGVPFTAVSVDVRAELKRKSHSIESCARRLRYAALENVRELCSCRFIVTAHTLDDDAETVLMKLNLRSSWYECTGIPQVRANILRPFLRIRRSQLHSLLVSQDFVDHDPMNGDVRFMRVTARNQLGAAVFTHPSLPHNLANHGQAVQALISLTSRLTKHRKINHIDYNFSDPDCLESLPKNLYLEDLDFLSVESAWATLSGAPQSRLKAPLRRQVNKFIRSDNGFSIFPLPNDLNLVRSGKHIWLQSTRVEASPHSRQQQQVILTPGAFQNSNAGSLALSLDSDTPLLTRPWRHGEKFKPKSRRTRNVSDWLSEAGVHPGIRRHWPVLCVGDRIVAIPGLGVCESVAPRPGVPLMKIHWKAVSLRDQQIS, encoded by the coding sequence ATGTTTGAAAGCGCTGAGAACATGCTCCGGCAGATTGGTCCGCAGGACAAACTGCTCGTCGCATTGTCCGGTGGAGCAGACTCTTTTGCTGCAATAAAGTGGCTATCTTCTCGACATGAGTGGAAGTCACGGGTAGCCGCCTGTCACGTTAATCACAATCTCAGGGCGGATGCAAACGCCGTTGAGGACTTGGCTCGCTGGCAAGCAGCATCTCTTGGAGTTCCTTTTACTGCCGTATCTGTAGATGTTCGAGCCGAACTCAAGCGAAAGTCCCATTCCATTGAATCCTGTGCCCGTCGGCTTCGCTATGCGGCGCTCGAGAATGTCAGAGAATTGTGCTCCTGTCGGTTCATCGTGACCGCACATACGCTTGATGACGATGCTGAGACTGTTCTGATGAAGTTAAACCTGCGTTCCTCCTGGTATGAATGCACTGGAATCCCTCAGGTCAGAGCGAACATCCTGCGACCCTTTTTGCGCATTCGCCGCAGCCAACTTCATTCTCTGCTTGTTTCGCAGGATTTTGTTGACCATGACCCGATGAACGGGGATGTCCGTTTCATGCGAGTCACAGCCCGAAATCAACTCGGAGCGGCAGTTTTTACTCATCCTTCGCTTCCTCACAATCTGGCAAATCATGGTCAAGCCGTTCAAGCGCTAATCTCGTTGACATCAAGACTTACTAAACATAGAAAAATTAATCATATAGACTATAATTTTTCTGACCCCGACTGTCTTGAGAGTTTACCGAAAAACTTGTATCTTGAAGACTTAGACTTTCTTTCCGTCGAGTCCGCTTGGGCGACCCTCAGCGGTGCCCCCCAATCACGACTCAAAGCTCCACTGCGTCGGCAAGTAAACAAGTTCATTCGCTCAGACAACGGATTCTCAATTTTCCCCTTGCCGAATGATTTGAATCTGGTCAGGTCCGGCAAGCATATCTGGCTGCAATCAACAAGAGTTGAGGCATCTCCGCATTCGCGGCAACAGCAACAGGTCATCTTGACACCCGGCGCGTTTCAGAATTCAAATGCGGGCAGTCTCGCGTTATCGCTTGACAGTGATACACCTTTGTTGACTCGACCGTGGCGGCATGGAGAGAAATTCAAGCCAAAGTCTCGGCGGACACGCAACGTTTCGGACTGGCTCTCAGAAGCCGGCGTGCATCCGGGAATTCGCCGTCACTGGCCGGTTCTATGTGTCGGCGACCGAATTGTCGCGATTCCCGGACTTGGCGTGTGCGAATCCGTCGCGCCGCGTCCCGGTGTTCCACTTATGAAAATCCATTGGAAAGCAGTTTCGTTACGTGACCAGCAAATATCCTGA
- a CDS encoding class I SAM-dependent methyltransferase, with protein MSHAIKESNLDLDVANSHWNTGPLRKMLDKTSGKRVLSFGSGDGGDRQWLEQAGYELVCFDIYPGPFTDIVCDGHELPFSDAQFDIVVSTAVFEHLYNPFQAAKEIARVLKPGGALVGSAAFLEAYHANSYFHMSHLGLTEVFKRAGFAEIELHPGWSFVESLNGRFWIWNNVKVINKLTRPWRRFRYLVGMALWKAAYNLKGRTVPDRVRLGFAGSLLFRAVKPDV; from the coding sequence ATGTCGCATGCAATCAAGGAGTCCAATCTTGACCTTGATGTCGCCAACAGCCATTGGAATACCGGTCCGCTGCGCAAAATGTTGGACAAGACATCTGGCAAGCGCGTTCTGAGCTTCGGGAGCGGTGACGGTGGAGACAGACAATGGCTTGAGCAGGCAGGTTACGAGCTTGTTTGCTTCGATATCTACCCCGGGCCGTTCACCGATATCGTCTGTGACGGTCATGAATTGCCTTTTTCGGATGCCCAATTTGACATTGTTGTATCGACCGCCGTCTTTGAGCACCTTTACAATCCGTTTCAGGCAGCCAAGGAAATCGCCCGTGTCCTGAAACCCGGCGGTGCATTAGTCGGTTCTGCTGCCTTTCTGGAAGCGTACCATGCCAACTCGTATTTTCACATGAGCCACCTCGGCTTGACTGAAGTTTTCAAGCGTGCGGGATTTGCCGAAATCGAACTTCATCCCGGATGGTCTTTCGTCGAATCGCTGAATGGTCGCTTCTGGATTTGGAACAATGTAAAGGTGATCAACAAATTGACCCGCCCGTGGCGCCGGTTTCGATACCTGGTAGGCATGGCTTTATGGAAGGCGGCCTATAACTTGAAAGGCAGAACTGTCCCTGACCGCGTCAGACTTGGTTTCGCGGGTTCACTCTTGTTCAGAGCGGTAAAACCTGATGTTTGA
- a CDS encoding GDP-mannose 4,6-dehydratase, whose protein sequence is MSRILVTGGAGFIGSHLCENLLSNGHTVVCYDSFDEFYPRKLKEQNISNCSLNPEFTLVEGDIRDRALLDEVFTHHGFDSVVHLAARAGVRPSLEQPELYAEVNVAATIGLFEICRRSNVKQIVFASSSSVYGDRDDGPFRESDNTDHPLSPYGSTKKAGEVIAHVYSHLYGISIACLRFFTVYGPRQRPDLAIRKFVKRALSGEPIPVFGDGSSRRDYTHINDIIGGISGALRWVASKEGRYGIFNLGSHAPVELRLLLQWIEEDTGKPLNIDRMPPQPGDVFQTFADTTQAEQELGFRHDVQFRDGIKDFIEWMRKYDLS, encoded by the coding sequence ATGAGTAGAATACTTGTCACCGGCGGTGCCGGATTCATCGGGTCTCACTTGTGTGAGAACCTTCTAAGCAATGGGCATACTGTTGTTTGTTATGACAGCTTTGATGAGTTTTATCCCAGAAAGCTGAAGGAACAGAATATATCCAACTGTTCGCTGAATCCGGAATTCACACTTGTTGAAGGAGATATCCGGGACCGGGCTCTCCTGGACGAAGTCTTTACTCACCATGGCTTCGACTCGGTTGTGCATTTGGCAGCTCGCGCAGGTGTCAGACCTTCGCTCGAACAGCCGGAACTTTATGCGGAGGTCAACGTCGCCGCGACCATCGGATTATTTGAGATATGCCGCAGGTCGAATGTTAAGCAAATCGTGTTCGCATCAAGTTCTTCAGTGTATGGTGACAGGGACGACGGGCCGTTTCGTGAGTCTGATAACACCGACCATCCCCTGAGTCCATATGGTTCCACCAAAAAGGCGGGAGAGGTCATCGCGCATGTCTATTCCCATCTATACGGAATCTCGATCGCTTGCCTACGGTTTTTCACAGTCTACGGGCCTCGGCAGCGTCCAGACCTTGCGATCCGCAAGTTCGTGAAACGCGCACTTTCCGGAGAACCCATTCCGGTATTCGGCGACGGGAGTTCACGACGTGATTACACTCATATCAATGACATTATCGGCGGGATTTCAGGCGCGTTGCGCTGGGTCGCATCCAAGGAAGGCAGATACGGGATTTTCAATCTCGGTTCTCACGCACCTGTTGAACTTCGTCTGCTGCTGCAATGGATAGAAGAGGATACGGGCAAACCGCTGAACATTGATCGGATGCCTCCCCAGCCCGGAGATGTCTTTCAGACGTTTGCGGACACAACGCAGGCGGAACAGGAACTCGGATTCCGGCACGACGTTCAGTTCCGTGACGGGATCAAGGACTTCATCGAATGGATGAGGAAATACGACTTGAGTTAG
- a CDS encoding amidohydrolase gives MRLEAIIGNAWLGGAQVEPVRIHLNESHIARIETGVFVPQSETHLALSPNEVLLPGFHDAHLHLITGGLQMAQIDFGGATTVDEILERISAYISTNKPERGQWIQGHGIEQTEVSVTRTDLDRVCPDNPFFAWTHDLHSAVSNSSALIQARIDGAIRNPVGGVFERGRDGKLNGVLREKAAIYVADQIPEPSPDELHASFLRAQEHALSLGITCASASVRHGLLNAYLNLADSSDQVLRLNMWKVSTTFDFEADRFEKRNSKKFRYVCFKGFTDGALGSRTASFWQPYSDDPGNSGELLIREGPLARFIRSAHREGYQIAMHAIGDRANSVVLDAIEMAGSNGIGPELRPRIEHCQHLRPRDIERFAKLGVVASMQPVHCTADMNFVRPRLGEERESTSYAWKSLKDAGAVLAFGSDWPIESMNPILGLHAAVNRTRPDGFPQGGWHAEQTITVQDALLAYSQGAAFAAGWEEQIGKIAEGYLADFCVLDENPFKINPCDLHRIQVTRTIVNGQSVYSSPNSSRISSSIR, from the coding sequence ATGAGACTTGAAGCGATTATTGGAAATGCATGGCTCGGCGGCGCACAGGTAGAACCTGTGCGTATTCATCTCAATGAATCGCACATTGCCCGCATAGAGACAGGCGTATTTGTGCCGCAGTCGGAGACTCACTTGGCGTTGTCGCCAAATGAAGTGCTGTTGCCGGGCTTTCACGACGCGCACTTGCATCTCATCACCGGTGGACTGCAAATGGCGCAAATTGACTTCGGCGGCGCAACCACGGTGGACGAAATCCTCGAGCGCATCTCCGCTTACATATCCACAAACAAACCGGAACGCGGGCAATGGATTCAGGGACATGGCATCGAGCAAACTGAAGTTTCGGTCACCCGCACCGACCTTGACCGTGTCTGTCCTGATAACCCGTTCTTTGCTTGGACCCATGACCTGCATTCCGCCGTCTCTAATTCGAGTGCTCTGATTCAAGCCCGCATTGACGGAGCTATCAGAAACCCTGTTGGCGGAGTGTTCGAGCGTGGCCGCGACGGCAAGTTGAACGGCGTGCTACGTGAGAAGGCGGCTATCTATGTAGCCGATCAGATACCTGAGCCATCGCCCGATGAGTTGCACGCCAGCTTCCTTCGTGCGCAGGAACATGCGTTGTCGCTCGGTATCACTTGCGCCAGTGCGAGTGTCCGCCACGGACTGTTAAACGCATATCTCAATCTTGCCGATTCTTCCGACCAGGTTCTGCGCCTGAACATGTGGAAAGTTTCCACGACATTCGACTTCGAGGCCGACAGATTCGAGAAGCGGAACTCGAAGAAGTTTCGCTACGTTTGTTTCAAGGGGTTTACGGACGGGGCATTGGGTTCGCGCACCGCTTCCTTCTGGCAGCCCTACAGTGACGACCCCGGCAACTCCGGTGAGTTGCTGATTCGCGAAGGTCCGCTTGCCCGCTTCATTCGCAGTGCTCATCGTGAAGGCTATCAAATCGCCATGCACGCCATCGGTGACCGTGCCAATAGTGTTGTGTTGGACGCGATCGAAATGGCGGGCTCAAATGGCATCGGTCCGGAACTGCGTCCTCGAATTGAGCATTGCCAGCATCTCCGTCCGCGCGATATTGAGCGTTTTGCGAAACTGGGAGTTGTTGCCAGCATGCAACCTGTCCACTGCACAGCGGATATGAACTTTGTCCGGCCGCGATTGGGGGAGGAACGGGAATCAACATCATACGCTTGGAAGAGTTTGAAGGACGCGGGAGCGGTTCTGGCGTTTGGAAGCGATTGGCCAATCGAAAGCATGAATCCCATCTTGGGACTGCATGCCGCTGTCAATCGCACCCGGCCTGACGGCTTTCCGCAAGGAGGTTGGCATGCTGAGCAAACAATCACCGTGCAGGACGCGCTGCTGGCTTATTCGCAAGGCGCTGCCTTCGCGGCCGGTTGGGAGGAACAGATTGGGAAAATCGCCGAGGGATATCTCGCGGACTTTTGTGTATTGGACGAAAATCCGTTCAAAATAAATCCGTGCGACCTTCATAGAATTCAAGTCACACGGACAATTGTAAACGGACAGTCGGTCTATTCGTCGCCTAACTCAAGTCGTATTTCCTCATCCATTCGATGA
- a CDS encoding YmdB family metallophosphoesterase, giving the protein MPSKTAGASRLLFVGDVYGEPGQQAITALLPGLIREISADICVVNAENADGGKGLSPAIIRKCFDAGADVLSGGNHTLYRDKAHSAIQENPRVLRPLNFPGDTPGRGWTLFEVSPMIRWAVVNLMGRALLPPSDDPFRLAKQLVDTLRGETNLIFVDFHAEATAEKLAFARFMDGQVTAVIGTHTHVQTADEQILLGGTAYLTDVGMTGPHSGVIGMDTASALHRFLHPMGGGKSGVAKDEIRLHAAVVDADTATGKARSIFRIRRDLVK; this is encoded by the coding sequence TTGCCAAGTAAGACTGCAGGCGCAAGTCGTCTGCTATTTGTCGGTGATGTATATGGAGAGCCCGGTCAGCAGGCGATTACCGCATTGTTGCCCGGGCTTATTCGTGAAATTTCCGCTGACATTTGTGTTGTTAACGCGGAAAATGCCGACGGCGGCAAAGGTCTCTCTCCGGCGATCATCCGGAAGTGCTTTGATGCCGGAGCGGACGTCTTGTCCGGCGGCAATCACACTCTCTATCGCGACAAGGCACATTCTGCTATTCAGGAAAATCCACGTGTGCTTCGCCCCTTGAATTTTCCTGGTGACACTCCCGGCCGCGGCTGGACCCTCTTCGAAGTATCTCCCATGATTCGCTGGGCAGTAGTGAATTTAATGGGACGCGCACTTCTGCCGCCCTCCGATGACCCGTTTAGGTTGGCGAAACAGCTTGTTGACACATTGCGCGGCGAAACAAACTTGATTTTTGTTGACTTTCACGCCGAAGCAACTGCCGAAAAACTTGCCTTTGCGCGGTTCATGGATGGACAGGTAACAGCGGTGATTGGCACTCATACGCATGTGCAAACGGCCGATGAGCAGATTCTTCTCGGCGGGACAGCCTATCTGACCGATGTCGGCATGACAGGGCCGCATTCGGGTGTAATCGGAATGGATACGGCCAGCGCACTGCATCGTTTCCTGCATCCCATGGGTGGCGGCAAATCCGGTGTAGCCAAAGACGAAATTCGTTTGCATGCAGCTGTTGTGGATGCGGACACCGCGACCGGAAAGGCGCGGTCTATATTCAGAATCAGACGCGATCTTGTAAAATGA
- the rny gene encoding ribonuclease Y, whose protein sequence is MDNIFLVVALAAGSGIAAFLIGWFLSRSISRERMETSRQEAERIVADAQKEAETMYKEKMLELGAEQLKLRTALEDEMRQAKDELARQERSIKDRDANLRNQREEIEKKRKEVDRLLGQNTQKEKKLAETEAELEETLKRAQAELERAAGLSKDEALEQLKESLLAEAQNATAELIKNMRDEAKATANREAREVIVSAIQRSAADHSVESTVSAVHIPNDEIKGRIIGREGRNIRAFEQATGVDIIVDDTPETVVVSGFDPYRREIARLALEQLMADGRIHPQRIEELVKKIEKEMEEKLMQIGEAACLEAGVTGLHRELVKLVGRLKYRTSYGQNILHHSIEVAHLAALMCAQLGFDAKMGRRAGLLHDIGKAIDRYTEGTHVEIGVELAKKYREPKIVINTIAAHHNDTEFISPIGVLVQAADAISGARPGARRETLELYVKRLQQLEEIASSFKGVQKTFAIQAGREIRIIVEPQKVTDSMAEMLATEIAKKVESELEYPGQIKVTVLREFIASGLAK, encoded by the coding sequence ATGGACAACATTTTCTTAGTCGTTGCGTTAGCCGCAGGCTCAGGCATCGCAGCGTTCCTGATTGGTTGGTTTCTGAGCCGCTCCATTTCCCGTGAAAGAATGGAAACGTCTCGGCAGGAGGCCGAGCGCATCGTCGCCGATGCTCAGAAAGAGGCGGAGACGATGTACAAGGAGAAAATGCTGGAGTTGGGCGCTGAGCAGTTGAAGCTTCGCACCGCCCTTGAAGACGAGATGCGGCAGGCCAAGGACGAATTGGCACGTCAAGAGCGTTCGATCAAGGACCGCGACGCAAATCTGAGAAATCAGCGCGAAGAGATCGAGAAGAAACGCAAGGAAGTTGACCGCCTGCTGGGACAGAACACCCAGAAGGAAAAGAAATTGGCGGAGACTGAGGCGGAGCTTGAAGAGACCTTGAAACGTGCTCAAGCGGAACTTGAGCGTGCCGCGGGACTTTCAAAAGATGAGGCTTTGGAGCAGCTAAAGGAATCGCTCCTGGCTGAGGCTCAAAATGCGACCGCAGAGCTCATCAAGAACATGCGTGACGAGGCGAAGGCGACGGCCAATCGGGAAGCCCGCGAAGTCATTGTATCTGCGATTCAGCGATCTGCCGCCGACCACAGCGTGGAAAGCACTGTTTCTGCAGTTCACATTCCCAACGACGAAATTAAAGGCCGAATCATCGGCCGTGAAGGTCGCAACATCCGTGCATTTGAACAGGCGACCGGAGTTGACATTATTGTGGATGATACTCCGGAAACCGTGGTCGTTAGCGGATTCGATCCCTATCGCAGGGAGATTGCCCGATTAGCACTTGAACAGCTAATGGCGGACGGCCGGATTCATCCTCAGCGCATCGAGGAACTGGTCAAGAAAATCGAAAAAGAGATGGAAGAGAAGCTGATGCAAATCGGTGAGGCCGCCTGCCTTGAGGCGGGAGTCACGGGATTGCATCGCGAACTGGTCAAGCTGGTCGGAAGGTTGAAATACCGGACGAGCTACGGCCAAAATATTCTTCATCACTCGATCGAAGTCGCTCATCTTGCCGCGCTGATGTGTGCTCAGCTTGGATTCGACGCCAAAATGGGACGTCGTGCAGGCCTGCTGCATGATATCGGCAAGGCAATTGACCGGTACACTGAAGGCACGCATGTCGAAATTGGTGTCGAGCTGGCGAAAAAATATCGTGAACCGAAAATCGTGATCAACACGATTGCCGCTCATCACAACGATACCGAGTTCATTTCACCGATTGGAGTGCTCGTTCAAGCCGCAGACGCGATCTCCGGGGCAAGACCCGGTGCACGGCGTGAAACGCTTGAGCTGTATGTAAAGCGATTGCAGCAGCTTGAGGAAATCGCGTCCAGCTTCAAGGGCGTTCAAAAGACCTTCGCAATTCAGGCGGGCCGCGAGATTCGTATCATCGTCGAACCCCAAAAAGTCACTGATTCGATGGCCGAGATGCTTGCGACCGAAATCGCGAAGAAGGTGGAATCTGAATTGGAGTACCCGGGTCAGATCAAAGTCACGGTACTGAGAGAATTCATTGCTTCAGGCCTTGCCAAGTAA
- the zapA gene encoding cell division protein ZapA — MSDLLQESTQDDAVEVTIFDRAYRLRRTADPIYLKKVAGIVDERMKLVHGADRTRPAGDLAVLAALQLAHELAEAQSERTQLESRINQRARDLERSLDEKLRELGA; from the coding sequence ATGAGCGACCTTCTTCAAGAGAGTACTCAGGACGATGCCGTTGAAGTCACCATCTTCGACAGGGCATATCGGCTGCGACGGACTGCCGATCCGATCTATCTGAAGAAAGTTGCAGGAATTGTTGACGAACGAATGAAGTTAGTGCACGGTGCCGATCGTACTCGCCCGGCGGGTGACTTGGCCGTGCTGGCCGCCCTGCAACTGGCGCATGAACTGGCGGAAGCACAGAGTGAGCGCACTCAGCTTGAGAGCAGGATTAACCAGCGGGCGCGCGACTTGGAGCGAAGCTTGGACGAAAAACTTCGGGAACTGGGTGCGTAG